Proteins from one Monodelphis domestica isolate mMonDom1 chromosome 6, mMonDom1.pri, whole genome shotgun sequence genomic window:
- the LOC100022551 gene encoding olfactory receptor 10AG1-like codes for MPGDNITIVAEFILLGFSDLPKLQGFLFGMFLSIYLCILIGNGLLIVITKIDPSLQTPMYFFLGNFSFLEICYTSVTIPRMLADLWTHKGTISFVACAVQTCFLYILGVAECLLLGVMAYDRYVAICKPLYYPLIMNHKVCVQLIVVSWVIGVPILIEETYQIFSLNFCGPNKLNHVFCDAPPLIELACGDTYKIEVFLHVAALMFVITPFLLILVSYVKIIATILRLPSTSGRSKAFSTCSSHLMVVGLFYGSGSIVYLRPKSSHSAGSVKAFALFYTTVTPLFNPIIYSLRNKDVIAALRKLLPK; via the coding sequence ATGCCAGGGGACAATATCACAATTGTGGCGGAATTTATTCTCCTAGGATTTTCTGATCTTCCCAAACTCCAAGgttttctatttggaatgttcttaaGCATTTACCTATGCATACTGATAGGaaatggtctcctcattgtcatcaCCAAGATTGATCCATCTCTCCAAACCCCCATGTACTTTTTTCTTGGGAACTTTTCCTTCTTGGAAATCTGTTACACATCAGTCACTATCCCCAGAATGTTGGCAGATCTCTGGACCCACAAAGGAACCATTTCATTCGTAGCCTGTGCTGTACAAACTTGCTTCCTTTACATTCTTGGAGTTGCAGAGTGCTTGCTTTTGGGTGTGATGGCTTATGATCGTTATGTGGCCATCTGTAAGCCTCTCTATTATCCTCTTATCATGAATCACAAGGTCTGTGTCCAACTGATTGTGGTTTCATGGGTGATTGGGGTTCCAATACTGATTGAAGAGACATACCAGATTTTCTCTCTGAACTTTTGTGGTCCTAACAAACTTAATCATGTTTTCTGTGATGCACCACCATTAATAGAGTTGGCGTGTGGAGACACATATAAAATAGAGGTTTTTCTCCATGTTGCTGCACTGATGTTTGTAATCACCCCCTTCCTATTGATACTTGTATCCTATGTAAAAATAATTGCCACCATTCTGAGGCTGCCTTCAACCTCAGGGAGATCTAAAGCCTTCTCTACTTGTTCTTCTCACCTCATGGTGGTGGGATTATTCTATGGGTCTGGAAGTATTGTGTATTTGCGGCCCAAATCCAGTCACTCAGCAGGATCAGTAAAAGCGTTTGCTCTCTTCTACACCACCGTGACTCCATTGTTTAACCCTATAATATACAGCCTgagaaataaagatgtcattGCTGCACTAAGAAAACTACTTCCAAAGTGA